One Venenivibrio stagnispumantis genomic region harbors:
- a CDS encoding lysophospholipid acyltransferase family protein, translating to MKEFLIKSIFKYFSSISREKALKRANQIGNLLWKLGYRKDVIFKNLDIAFPEKDKNWKENIARLSLINISRVLIEFPRQPEYVKSGYIKEIFKITKGLDIAKEYKKDGFIFVSAHIGSWEMCGAGLSAYLDGISSLAYRQKDEKINKLITDIRTNSGINIIFHDQPMKTFINLLQDKKIISFLVDQNALAHRGNFVNFFGIKASTVNFPAKLAIKYKKPVLFAYDYFDEKEKIYKCEIQEVNYKITGNFEEDVLNLTQAYTKKVEEAVKKHPDQYLWTHKRWNTRPEGEEKIY from the coding sequence ATGAAAGAGTTTTTAATAAAATCAATTTTTAAATATTTTTCTTCAATTAGTAGAGAAAAAGCCTTAAAAAGAGCAAATCAGATTGGTAATTTATTATGGAAACTCGGTTATAGAAAAGATGTTATATTTAAAAATTTAGATATAGCATTTCCGGAAAAAGATAAAAATTGGAAAGAAAATATAGCAAGATTATCACTTATAAATATCAGTAGAGTATTAATAGAATTTCCAAGACAACCCGAGTATGTAAAATCCGGTTATATTAAAGAGATATTTAAAATCACGAAAGGATTAGATATTGCAAAAGAATATAAAAAAGATGGGTTTATATTTGTATCTGCCCATATAGGAAGTTGGGAGATGTGTGGAGCCGGTTTATCTGCATATTTAGATGGTATATCAAGCCTTGCTTATAGACAAAAAGATGAAAAAATAAATAAGTTAATAACTGATATAAGAACAAATAGTGGAATAAATATAATCTTCCACGACCAACCTATGAAAACATTTATAAATTTACTTCAGGATAAAAAAATAATTTCTTTCCTTGTTGACCAAAATGCATTGGCACATAGGGGAAATTTTGTTAATTTTTTCGGTATAAAGGCATCTACCGTTAATTTTCCTGCAAAACTTGCTATCAAGTATAAAAAGCCGGTTTTATTTGCTTATGATTATTTTGATGAAAAAGAAAAAATTTATAAATGTGAAATACAAGAAGTTAATTATAAAATAACTGGAAATTTTGAAGAAGATGTATTAAATTTAACACAGGCTTATACAAAAAAAGTAGAAGAAGCCGTCAAAAAACATCCTGACCAATATTTATGGACACATAAAAGATGGAACACAAGACCGGAGGGAGAAGAAAAGATATATTAA
- a CDS encoding TolC family protein → MRKILLFIIIFYKSVFALTLDEAINMALTNLPQYKEAIHNKEQSYYNYQASKSGFFPQISYSFNYSKYTDYNPYDFFSRNHALNVIWYLFDSGNTYFGSKINFYTYKSYEELLNKTKSDIIYNVKVAYYQTIALKQIAEIREIAVKNAQIDYEIAIEKKELGLVKLSDVLQAKVRFENAKLSLIQAKNDYKKSLSNLNSLIGNNLEEEISLDEKVLKEISEMSLPQFDKLKQIALENRPEYKYQKYILNQAKESINLVKAQYLPSLYLQASFNNGYSSLTNVKNDYNVYSFGLQWNIFSGFKREFNYLSAKEQEKAALNGLKEIERTISVNLYNKYLDLETSFEKLNASKTTLEQAKQNYEQAIGEYKAGTGDILSLTTAETLLANAHETYINSLLDIAISVSNLERELNIYKLEDIARQK, encoded by the coding sequence ATGAGAAAAATATTACTATTTATAATAATTTTTTATAAATCGGTTTTTGCTTTAACCTTAGATGAAGCTATAAATATGGCTTTAACAAATCTACCTCAATATAAAGAAGCAATACATAATAAAGAGCAAAGTTATTATAATTATCAAGCTTCAAAATCCGGATTTTTCCCTCAAATTAGTTATAGTTTCAATTATTCAAAATATACAGATTATAACCCTTATGATTTTTTTAGCAGAAACCATGCTTTAAATGTTATATGGTATTTATTTGATAGTGGTAATACATATTTTGGAAGCAAAATAAATTTTTATACATATAAAAGTTATGAAGAGCTTTTAAATAAAACAAAATCAGATATTATCTATAATGTAAAAGTTGCATATTATCAAACCATTGCTTTAAAACAGATTGCAGAGATAAGAGAAATTGCAGTAAAAAATGCCCAGATAGATTATGAAATAGCCATAGAAAAAAAGGAACTTGGATTAGTTAAACTTTCAGATGTTTTACAAGCAAAGGTAAGATTTGAAAATGCAAAATTATCTTTGATTCAGGCAAAAAATGATTATAAAAAATCTCTTTCTAATCTAAATTCTTTAATAGGAAATAATTTAGAAGAAGAAATTAGCTTAGATGAGAAAGTCTTAAAAGAGATTTCAGAAATGAGTTTGCCACAATTTGATAAATTAAAACAGATAGCTTTGGAAAATAGACCGGAATATAAATATCAAAAGTATATTTTAAACCAAGCAAAAGAAAGTATAAATTTAGTTAAAGCTCAATATTTACCTTCTTTGTATTTACAGGCTTCTTTTAATAATGGATATTCAAGTTTAACAAATGTTAAAAATGATTATAATGTTTATTCTTTTGGATTACAATGGAATATATTTTCCGGTTTTAAACGGGAGTTTAATTATTTATCGGCAAAAGAACAGGAAAAAGCTGCGTTGAATGGATTAAAAGAAATTGAAAGAACAATATCTGTTAATCTATACAACAAATATCTTGATTTGGAAACATCATTTGAAAAATTAAATGCCTCTAAAACTACTTTGGAACAGGCTAAACAAAATTATGAACAGGCAATTGGAGAATACAAAGCCGGAACCGGAGATATACTATCTTTAACTACTGCCGAAACATTACTTGCAAATGCCCATGAAACCTATATTAATAGTTTATTAGATATAGCTATCTCTGTATCAAATCTTGAAAGAGAGCTAAATATTTACAAATTGGAAGATATAGCGAGGCAAAAATGA
- a CDS encoding NUDIX hydrolase: MSIKWEFSAGGIVFKEEDNKIYVLLVRTKDRWSFPKGNIEKTESKENAAVREIKEETGIEGEIIDYLGNVEYYYRKGIDTIHKFVYYYLLRYKGGEITPQKEEIDEAVFVSIEEAEKLLSFDKDKQFLKKAENIIKTLITK, translated from the coding sequence ATGAGCATAAAATGGGAATTTTCAGCAGGTGGTATTGTTTTTAAAGAGGAAGATAACAAAATATATGTTTTATTAGTCAGAACCAAGGATAGATGGTCTTTTCCAAAAGGAAATATTGAAAAAACAGAATCTAAGGAAAATGCAGCTGTAAGAGAAATAAAAGAGGAAACAGGCATAGAAGGAGAGATTATAGATTATCTTGGAAATGTTGAATATTATTACAGAAAAGGGATAGATACTATCCATAAATTTGTTTATTATTATCTACTTAGATATAAAGGTGGAGAGATAACACCACAAAAAGAAGAGATAGATGAAGCAGTTTTCGTTTCAATAGAAGAAGCAGAAAAACTCCTTTCTTTTGATAAAGATAAACAATTTTTAAAAAAAGCAGAAAATATCATTAAAACATTAATAACCAAATGA
- a CDS encoding AMP-binding protein, whose amino-acid sequence MLTDFEKTALIYQDKEISYKELIENIKFFSSLVPENTKVAIFSENRPEWIYALFGIWQKNSIAIPIDYLSSKEDVEYIINDASPSLIFCSKNNSRILKDINFENIIIFEELSFKKIDIELINPKMEDIALILYTSGTTGNPKGVMLSFENLYSNIDSIKKENIAKKEDKTIAILPFHHSYTLMVSLLVPLHIGATIIFLPKLSAEDILSTMQKYKITILIGVPRLYYLFHQKIFEKINQNFFAKTLFKISTVINSQKLSKILFKKVHKVFGGNIKFFVSGGAKFDLEVAKDLWALGFKIVEGYGLTETSPIVSFNPPDKIKLGSVGKPIEGVQVKIENEEIVVKGKNVFKGYYNKPEETEKVLKDGWFYTGDLGYIDEEGYLYITGRKKEIIVLPNGKNINPEEIENRILKISKYIKEIAVVEKEGQLFAIIYPDFEILKKETVTNIYETIKWQVIDKYNLNAVSYKKINGFKIVDTELPKTRLGKIKRYKLQELLEEKPKEIKEIPEPQDEEYKILKDYLIKTLSLKYKKEIKILPTDNIEIDLGLDSLDKIELLVAIKEIFGVDITEEELANNLTVLSLSNLIKERKQKIEIQEINWAKILENIEQVEIKEKKFNIKLLKKILKPIFKLYFNLEIDYSYFPNQPFIIAPNHQSYLDGFLIVASLPDNILENTYFLAEESYFRSKFRKFIADNFHIITVNINKDLKLSLQKSAYLLKNGKNIVIFPEGARTRDGNLLPFKKAFAILSKELKLPIIPVTIKGAFESYPINAKFPRPHKIKISYLEPVYPANLSYEEIVEMVKNKIEEKLKN is encoded by the coding sequence ATGCTTACAGATTTTGAAAAAACAGCATTAATATATCAAGATAAAGAGATTTCATATAAGGAGCTTATTGAAAATATAAAATTTTTTTCAAGCTTGGTGCCGGAAAATACAAAAGTAGCAATCTTTTCTGAAAATAGACCTGAATGGATTTATGCATTATTCGGGATATGGCAAAAAAATAGTATTGCTATCCCTATTGATTATCTTTCTTCAAAAGAAGATGTTGAGTATATAATCAATGATGCTTCACCTTCTTTAATATTTTGTTCAAAAAATAATAGCCGGATTTTAAAAGATATAAATTTTGAAAATATTATTATTTTTGAAGAGCTTAGTTTTAAAAAAATAGATATAGAGCTTATAAATCCAAAAATGGAAGATATCGCATTAATATTATATACTTCCGGAACAACCGGAAATCCAAAAGGAGTAATGCTGAGTTTTGAAAATTTATATTCTAATATAGATAGTATAAAAAAGGAAAATATTGCAAAAAAAGAAGATAAAACAATAGCAATATTACCATTTCATCATTCTTATACGCTTATGGTTTCTTTGCTTGTTCCTTTGCATATTGGAGCTACTATAATTTTTTTACCAAAGTTATCTGCAGAAGATATTTTATCAACAATGCAAAAATATAAAATAACAATCTTAATTGGTGTTCCAAGATTATATTATCTATTTCATCAAAAGATTTTTGAAAAAATAAATCAGAACTTTTTTGCTAAAACTCTATTTAAAATATCTACGGTAATAAATTCTCAAAAATTATCTAAGATTTTGTTTAAAAAGGTTCATAAAGTATTTGGTGGAAATATTAAATTTTTTGTAAGTGGTGGTGCAAAATTTGATTTAGAAGTAGCAAAAGATTTATGGGCTCTTGGATTTAAAATTGTAGAAGGATATGGTTTGACAGAAACATCTCCTATTGTTTCATTTAATCCACCGGATAAAATAAAACTTGGTTCTGTAGGAAAACCAATAGAAGGTGTTCAGGTAAAAATAGAAAATGAGGAAATAGTTGTAAAAGGAAAAAATGTATTTAAAGGATATTATAATAAACCGGAAGAAACGGAAAAAGTATTAAAAGACGGTTGGTTTTATACCGGAGATTTAGGTTATATAGATGAAGAAGGTTATCTATATATTACTGGAAGGAAAAAAGAGATTATCGTCTTACCAAATGGTAAAAATATAAATCCGGAAGAAATAGAAAACAGAATATTAAAAATTTCAAAATATATAAAAGAGATAGCAGTAGTAGAAAAAGAAGGACAGCTTTTTGCAATTATATATCCGGATTTTGAGATATTAAAAAAAGAGACAGTAACAAATATATATGAAACAATAAAATGGCAAGTGATAGATAAATATAATTTAAATGCAGTAAGTTATAAAAAAATAAATGGTTTTAAAATTGTAGATACAGAACTTCCAAAAACAAGACTCGGAAAAATAAAAAGATATAAATTACAGGAACTCCTTGAGGAAAAACCAAAAGAAATAAAAGAAATCCCTGAGCCACAAGATGAAGAATATAAAATATTAAAAGATTATCTTATTAAAACTTTATCTTTAAAATACAAAAAAGAGATAAAAATATTACCGACAGATAATATTGAGATAGATTTAGGGCTTGATTCTTTAGATAAAATTGAGTTATTAGTAGCTATAAAAGAGATATTTGGAGTAGATATTACAGAAGAAGAACTTGCCAATAATTTAACAGTTTTATCTTTATCAAATTTAATAAAAGAGAGAAAACAAAAGATAGAAATCCAAGAAATAAACTGGGCAAAAATATTAGAAAATATAGAGCAGGTAGAGATAAAAGAAAAAAAATTCAATATAAAATTGTTGAAAAAAATATTAAAACCTATTTTTAAACTATATTTTAATTTAGAGATAGATTATTCATATTTTCCAAATCAACCATTTATCATAGCTCCAAATCATCAAAGTTATCTTGATGGATTTTTGATAGTAGCATCTTTGCCTGATAATATATTGGAAAATACATATTTTTTAGCAGAAGAAAGTTATTTTAGGTCAAAATTTAGAAAATTTATAGCAGATAATTTTCATATAATTACAGTAAATATAAATAAAGATTTAAAACTATCTTTACAAAAATCTGCATATTTGTTGAAAAATGGAAAAAATATTGTGATATTTCCGGAAGGTGCAAGGACAAGAGATGGGAATTTATTACCTTTCAAAAAGGCTTTTGCGATTTTAAGTAAAGAGTTAAAATTACCAATTATACCGGTAACTATAAAAGGTGCTTTTGAAAGCTATCCTATAAATGCTAAATTTCCAAGACCTCATAAAATCAAAATATCTTACTTAGAACCGGTTTATCCGGCTAACCTTAGTTATGAAGAAATAGTAGAAATGGTAAAAAATAAAATAGAAGAAAAGTTAAAAAACTAA